The genomic DNA TATAAATCCCAATGATAATGTTAAAACTGCATAGATTGCTGTAATTGCTGCAGTTAGTGCTATATTAATACTATTTTTTCTCATATCTGTCTCCTAGTAAAAGTTTTATTTCTAAAAAAATTAATAACATAACTTTATTTTATACAAAATCTATAAACTTAAACAGTAATTTTATAAAAACAAATTATTTTAGCGAACTATTTTCCTAATTCATTTTATATTATACAACATAATACATACAAATTCAATTTTATATATATAGAATATATGATATTAAAATTATATACAAACTAAAGATAAATTTTCTATTGTTAATTAAAAACAGCAAAAAAGAGCCTTAAAATTAGGCTCTAATAATTTATTTTAAAATCAGTGAACTCTACTACCATCTTTTAATTTAGATAATATCATCCAAGTACCTATACAATCAATTTCCAGTTGTTTCTCTATTTCATCATATAACATTTCTTGATATGATGTATTTAAAACAACATTTTCAACCAATTTAGAAATTTCCTCTTCTGCAAAATCAATTTCTATTTGATTTTGTTTTTCTTTAAAAAATACCCTTACTTTTCTCTGACTTATTGAACGACCCTCAAAGCTGACTAAACATTCTAAAATGTTCTTATCTCCTCTAAAATTATTTACTGCTCTCATATTATTTAGATTACCAGCCAAAACATCATCCCCTTATTTAATTTTGTATTTTATAAGTAAAATTCATAATATTATAATAACTACTTATTAAATATCTTTCAACAGGTATGACATAACTGGTTGTTTAACATGTAAAACTAGTCTAAATTTTCATAAATAATTATTTATTCATTTCCATAAAAACTTTTTCAGGTGTAATAGGGAGTGTATTTATTCTTACACCAATTCCATTAAACACAGCTTCTTGTATTGCTGGTAAAGGTGTATTTATAACAACTTCTCCAACAGATTTAGCACCAAATGGTCCAGTTGGTTCATAAGTTTCAACAAAATCTACTTTAACATTTCCAATATCACATCTAGCTGGAATCTTGTATTGCATAAATGTATTTGTGTCCATGCTTCCTTTTTCTGTGTATCTAACTTCTTCAAATAATGCCATTCCAATCCCTTGAACAATTCCACCTTCAACTTGTATCTTAGCTAGATTTTTATTTATAACCGTTCCACAATCTACTACAGCTACATAATTTACTAAATCAACTTTTCCAGTTTCTGTGTCAATTTCAGTTTCTGCAAAACCTGCTATAAAAGGAGGAGGAGATACTGGGCTACCATGAGAAGCAAGACCTATTAATTGATTAGTATCTGGACCAATTGTAGAATCAACTGCTATATCGAATAATAAAGTGCTACCTTTTTTACTAGTTAATTTTATACCATCAAATTCTACTTCATCCTTCTCAACACCTAGTTTAGTTGCTCCAGCAGAAATTATTTTTTCTCTTAAGTCTTGAGCTGCCTTAACTACTGCCATACCTGTTACATAAGTAGTACTTGAAGCATATGAACCTGGGTCATATGGAACTAAGTCAGTATCAGCTGATATAACTGTTATATTTTCAATGCTTGTATCAAGAACCTCAGCAGCCATTTGAGCTAAAATCGTATCACTTCCTGTACCCATATCAGTAGAACCTATCATAAGAGTATAATCTCCACAGTCATTCAATTTTATTTCAGCTGAAGACTTATCAAGACCTTGTATACCAGAACCTTGCATAGTAATTGCCATACCCACACTTCTAATTTTTCCATTATCAAGATGTTTACAAGGATATTTTTCATTCCATCCAATAAGTTCTTTGCCTTTATTTATACATTTTATTAAATCGACACTATTTAAAGTTTTACCATATGCAAATGTAGTTTCACCTTCTGTTACCACATTTTTTAACCTTAAATCTGTTGGGTCCATTTTTAATTTATTAGCAAGCATATTTATAGTTGATTCAACAGCAAAACATCCTTGTGATGCTCCATACCCTCTAAGTGCTCCTGCTGGCATCTTATTAGTATATACCACATCTGCAATAAATCTTGTTGCTTCAACTTTATTATACATTGGTAAAGTTTTTTCTCCAACCAAACCAATAGTTGTAGAAGCATGCTCTCCATATGCTCCTGTATCAGAAAGTGCTTTTATATCTATTGCCTTTATTATGCCATCATTTGTAGCACCTAGTCTAACTTTTAATCTCATTGCATGTCTACTTGTTGAACAATTAAAAGTTTCTTTTCTATCATAAATTATTTTAGCTGGTTTCCCTGTTTTTAAAGTAACAATTGCAGAAAAAATCTCAACACATGCAGTTTGTTTACCACCAAATCCGCCACCAATTCTAGGTTTTATAACCCTAATTTTGCTAGCTGGTATTTCTAGTGCACGAGATAAATGTCTTTTTACATGAAATGGTATTTGAGTTGAACTTACTACAACCAATCTTCCCATATGGTCTAAATAATTGTATGCCCTATACGTCTCCATCATTGCATGTGCTTGAGCTTGAGTATAATAAGTTTCTTCAATCACTACATCACAATTACTTAATACTTTTTCTACATCACCTTTTGTATAATCATGATGGGATACTATATTTTTTTCTCTTTGCATACCTATATCAAAGTTACAATGTCTATCTTCATCATGTACCATAGTTTTATTTCCTATTGCCTCTTCAAAATCCAAAACAGGTGTAAGTACTTCATACTTTACTTTG from Clostridioides difficile ATCC 9689 = DSM 1296 includes the following:
- a CDS encoding xanthine dehydrogenase family protein molybdopterin-binding subunit, translated to MNIVGKGIKKIDGMSITTGKPVYTDDLSAKDALVVKILRSPHAYAKIKDIETSKAEMVDGVECVLTYKDVPKSRFTLAGQTYPEPSPYDRLILEDVVRYVGDEVAIVAAIDEKTAIKAMNLIKVKYEVLTPVLDFEEAIGNKTMVHDEDRHCNFDIGMQREKNIVSHHDYTKGDVEKVLSNCDVVIEETYYTQAQAHAMMETYRAYNYLDHMGRLVVVSSTQIPFHVKRHLSRALEIPASKIRVIKPRIGGGFGGKQTACVEIFSAIVTLKTGKPAKIIYDRKETFNCSTSRHAMRLKVRLGATNDGIIKAIDIKALSDTGAYGEHASTTIGLVGEKTLPMYNKVEATRFIADVVYTNKMPAGALRGYGASQGCFAVESTINMLANKLKMDPTDLRLKNVVTEGETTFAYGKTLNSVDLIKCINKGKELIGWNEKYPCKHLDNGKIRSVGMAITMQGSGIQGLDKSSAEIKLNDCGDYTLMIGSTDMGTGSDTILAQMAAEVLDTSIENITVISADTDLVPYDPGSYASSTTYVTGMAVVKAAQDLREKIISAGATKLGVEKDEVEFDGIKLTSKKGSTLLFDIAVDSTIGPDTNQLIGLASHGSPVSPPPFIAGFAETEIDTETGKVDLVNYVAVVDCGTVINKNLAKIQVEGGIVQGIGMALFEEVRYTEKGSMDTNTFMQYKIPARCDIGNVKVDFVETYEPTGPFGAKSVGEVVINTPLPAIQEAVFNGIGVRINTLPITPEKVFMEMNK